The DNA region CCAGGGTGGTGAATTCATAGTCCGCGATCTTGGGCCGGGCGGAGGAAAGCACGCTGAGGAGGGTGGATTTGCCGGCGTTGGGAAAGCCCACCAAACCCACATCCGCCATTAGTTTTAGCACCAGCTCGAGTTCCATTTCCCGGGTTACGCGGCCCGGAGTGGCGTGGCGCGGGGCCTGGTCGGTGGGGGTGGCGAAATTGCTGTTGCCCTTGCCGCCGTGGCCGCCTCGGGCCAGGATGATCTCTTCGCCGTGGGTGGTGATGTCGGCCAGTTTCACCTTTTTGCCGCCCTCGTCCAGACGGAAGATCTCGGTGCCCAGAGGCAGGCGCAGATAGACGTTGGCGCCGCCGGCACCGGTTTTTCTGGAGCCGGAGCCGGGTTTGCCGTTCTCGGCACGGAACAGCTTGTTGAAGCGGTAATCCAGCAGGGTGTTCACGTTTTCGTCGCCGATGGCGATCACCGAGCCGCCGCGGCCGCCGTCACCGCCGTCCGGCCCGCCTTTGGGGATGAATTTTTCCCGGCGGAAACTGACCACGCCGTCGCCCCCGTTGCCGGGTTTGACGGTTATCTTGGCATAATCAATGAACATCTAAAGCTTTGCCATCCTTCATTTTGTGATCACGAAACGCTGAACGGCCGACCTTCCGCCCTGCGCTATCCGCAGAAAATAGACGCCGCTGTCCAGACCGGTCCCGTTCAGAGTGCCGTTCCAGGGCAGGTCCAGACCGGCCTGGGCCACGCTTCCTTCGTAGAGGGTGCCCAGTTTCTGGCCGCGCAGGTTGTAAACCCGCACGCTGAGGGTTTCCCGGGAGAGCCCGGCCAGGCTGATGGTGAAGGGATCGCCGCACCGGAGCGGATTGGGCAGGCGGCAGCTGAGTTCCGCCGCGGGCAAGAGGTCGTCATCAGTGCCCACAAACCAGTGCAGATATTCGGGAATGTCGATGGCGTTATCGCTCCAGCGCAGGGTGGCAAAATCCGGTATGCCGGGCAGTTGGACAGAATAGGAGACGGGCTGGCTGAAGTCGTGGCTCAGGGGCAGGGGCTCCAAAACCTGTAGATCCGGCAGCACCAGTTCCATCTGCAGGGGGAAATCCCCCTCCGCGTCGTAATAGTCGAAACTGAAGGTATGCGACATCAGGTCGAACCAATAGTTTGAGCACTGCGGCAGGGTGTTTTCAGCCACCTGGTAGGAATGGTCTTCGAAGAAGAGGATGCCCGGGGTGCTGTAATCGCCGATGCCGTAGTCAAGCGCGTAGGTGTTGGGATCGATGCTGAGTTTCATGGTGAGGCTGGCGGCCACGAGGGCGTTCACGGAATTGGGCCAGGCGCCGAAATCCGGGTCATTGGTCAGGTCGGCCAGATCGCAGGCCATGTATAGCTTTCCCCCCAGCACCATGGTTTGGATGTTGCCGATGCGGGTGAAGGAGGGCAGGCCGGCGTCGCCCAGGCGCAGTTTGTAGAGCCCGGGCTGGATCACGTCGGCGATGTAAAAGGAATAGATCATGGCGTAGGAAAGCGTGTCCACCACGGTGTCGGGGTTGGAAAGGGTGGTCATGTAAACGTTGTAGGAAAAGACGCTGTTGAGGGTGGGAAAGCTGTTTGGAACATTGGCCAAAGCTGAATAGAGCTTGGTGGGGGTGGCGCCGAACCAGCTTTCGGTGAGGTCGAGGTTGGGGGCGTAGGTGGTTACGGAATCGCCCACGGCGTCGGTGCCGATCTGCCCCAGGTTGGACACGGACGGGGGAAAGAGCTCGGAGCCGAGGTAGGGCGTGTGCATGTAAACCAGGTTCTCCTCCATGAGCACCAGTTCGGTGCGCAGGCGGTAGCGGAGGTTCTGGCCAAACTCGTAAGGAAGCAGGGCCTGCATCTGCACATCGCTGTAAACCCCGGTGGGAGCCTGTTGCCAGCCGTTGCCGCCGGCGTTGTACCAGCACTGGGTGTCCATGCCCAGGCCGGTGGGGTCCTGCCAGCGCAGGCGCAGATTGCCATCGGCGCAGCGGGAGCTGTGGACCATGTTTTGATAGGGATTCAAAAGCTGGGCGCCCAGCAGCGTGGCCGCTAGCAGCAGCAGGCAAAGGATGAGTTTAGTTTTCATGGCGGTGTCCTCTTGGGAACAGAATATTGGGGCCGGTCATGGCTTTTCCGGCTCGATCAAGCCGGCTTCGGCCATTTTTTTAAAGTTCGTCCAGATGGTGGCGTTGGGCTGGCTGTAGGCGTCCGGGGCCCGCGCGAAATCCGGGGCGTTGGCCAGCACGTAGTCGCGCAGCCAGGGGGGCAGGTCTCCGAAACCGCCTTCCAGTTTGCGTCCGCGGCCTGTGATGATCACATTTCCCGGACGTTCGCCCATGCGCATGAAAGGCAGCCAGGGATAGATCCGGGTGAAGGTGTAGAGCGCCGGAACGCTTTGCAGCAGAGGATCTTCCAGATCGCTTTGCCGCACCAGGTACTGGGAAAGGTCGGCCGCCTGATAGGTGTCGCTCTGGGAAAAGAGCGGATACTCTTGGCGGGAAAGGACATTCGGATAGTGGGGAAAGAGGTCGTTGTGCCAGACCAGCTGATCGCCCACGGGAGTGGAGGGCAGCACCAGATGCAGCAGCTGGAAATACTCGTCGGTGAAGCGCAGGTCCATATTCGCGGGGTCGTTAAATACATGCAGCACAGGAACATTCCTGCCCGAGACGGGATTCAGCCAGGTGGAGAGGACTTCGCCGCTCTGATTGTGCAGAAACAGCATCACCTCTTTGCCCAGCAGCAGATAGCCGCGCTCATCCGGCACCGCGCGCAGGATGTGGTAACCCTCCACATCGAAGAGGTCCTTGCGCCGTTCACCGGGAATGAAGCTGTAAGCCTTTCCCTGCCAGTGGATGACGCAATCCCCGCCGGAGAGGTCGGCCCGGGCGCGGATGTAGTTGTCCAGATAATCCTGGTTGGGGCGCTGGACGCGGAAGGAGGCGATGATGGCCTCGAAATCCGGGGCCACCTGCTCGAAATACCAGATCTCCTCGGCAGAGCAGGTGAGAATGTAAAGCATCTTCTGATGAGGCACACGCACCCGGATGGCCCGCAGGGTAAGGGCGCCGTAAAGCGGATAGCTGAAATCGAGGCGGTGGGCGCGGTGTTTGCCGAGGCTGATCTCTTGGGAAGAGATGATCCGGACGGCGTCGGGGTCCAGCGAGGGAAGCTCATTTTGCAGCTCGGCGCGCAGCTCGGCGGCGCCCCGCTCCATGAAGGCCGCGAAATCCTCCGGCTCTTCCTCCAGGGGGGATACCTCCACCCGGAAAGTGTTGGGCAGCGAGGCTTTGTCCAGCTGGGAACTGGCTTCGAACCAGCCGCTGTCCGCCAGTTCCTTCACCTGCCAATCGGCCGGATGATCGAGTTTGTAAGTGAATCTGGGATTGATGTGCGTGACCAGGCCCGCGGCCTCCGCCCCACAAATCAGGGCCGGGACCAGCAACAGCAGGCAGCAGATGGCTTGGGACCGCATTTTTCCTCCCGGAAAGGCAATTTTCACAGTTTGTGGCATTAAAAAAACGCGGTCTAAAAGTGTCAAGCGGGAATCTTGGCAAGCATGCCGCCGCCAGAACCTGAGGCAATATCACGCCATGCAGCGCGTCGAGCTTGGCGCGGGACCGGATCAGGCTAACTTATCCAGGGTAAATATGAAGTCCCCCCGCGGACGCAGGGAAGGTGAAACTTGTTCCGAACGATGATGCTGACACTCGCATTGAGCTTCGCGGCCCCGATTTCGGCATACACGGTCGCCCAGCTCAACCGCACGTATGTTGATCCGGGGCGCGACAACAGGCAGATAGCCACCCAGATCTACTATCCGGTGCCCGAAACGCCCAGCCCGAGGCAGGACAGAGTGGCCTTTTCCCTGCTGGTTTTTGGGCATGGCTGGCTGCTGCCGGTTTCCACCTACGCCACGCTGCGCAACGAACTGGTCTCCCAAGGTTGGATAATGGCTTTTCCCACCACGGAGGGAAGCCTCTTTCCGGATCACCAGGATTTCGCGCTGGATCTGGATTTTGTGGCGCAGAGCGTTCTGGCGGAGAGCTTTCTGGGCGGCTCTGAACTCCAGGGCATGGTGATGCAGTTTTCAGTGTTGATGGGCCATTCGATGGGCGGCGGAGCGGCAGTTTTGGCTGCCGCGGACACGGGGGCGGATGCCCTGATCACCCTGGCCGCCGCCGATACCGATCCCTCCGCGATCGACGCCGCCGCGGAGGTTACCGTGCCATCCCTCACCCTGGCCGGAGGCGGAGACAGCATCACTCCGCCCGCACAGCATCAACAGCCGATCTTTGCCAACCTGGCCTCGGAATACAAAAGCTACGTCTCCTTCAATGGATTGGGGCATCTGAACATCTACAGCGATCCACTGGTTGTCGCGGTGATCCTGGCCTGGCTGGCTTACGCTCTGGATGGCGAGGTCTCCGCTTTGATCGACTACTTTGACCTGCTGGAGCAGAATCAGAATGGCCTGATCCAGGTCCATTCAGGCTATCCCGAAGTGGCTGTTGGAGAAGACGCGTTCACGCCGGCGCTGGCGAGGCTGGAGATCCATCCCAATCCCGCCAAACCGTCCACAACCATCAGCTACAGCCTGGAAAGACCCGCGAAGGTGAGCTTGGCGGTTTACGACCTGCGCGGGCGCCGGGTGCGCCAGCTGTATCAGGGAGTTCAGGCGAAAGGTGCGCACAGCCTGGTTTTCGACGGCAAAGACGACCGGCAGGAGGTTCTTGGCAGAGGCTTGTATCTGGCCCGGCTGCGGGTATCTGGAAGGGACAGGGTGGGCCGGATAACGCTATTGGACTGATCAGCGGAGATTGAGCAGCAACAAACTAAGCAGCAGCAAGGCCCAGAGGATGGCGTCGCGGGGAGTGGCGCGCTTTTTCCAGACCAGCAGGTCGCTGACGATGCTCAGAAGCACTATGGAGACAGCCACCAGGGGATAGGCGACGGCGGCCGGGACGCTGTCCAGCCCTTTGAGGAAAAAGACGGTGGAATAGCGGTTCGGAATACCCAGAACGCAACCCAGCAGGATGCTCTGCAACGGAATACGGATCCTGCGCAGCAGGATGGTGGCCAGGGTGAAGACGAAAGCGGCGGCGAAGATCACCAGCACGAAGGCGGATTCGGCCCCGCTGCCCAGCTCCTTGTAAACCTTGAGGCTGGCGTCCGTGAGCCCGGAAATGACGAACAGGGCAACGATCCACAGGAAATCACGCAATTGCCGCGG from Candidatus Cloacimonadota bacterium includes:
- the obgE gene encoding GTPase ObgE, yielding MFIDYAKITVKPGNGGDGVVSFRREKFIPKGGPDGGDGGRGGSVIAIGDENVNTLLDYRFNKLFRAENGKPGSGSRKTGAGGANVYLRLPLGTEIFRLDEGGKKVKLADITTHGEEIILARGGHGGKGNSNFATPTDQAPRHATPGRVTREMELELVLKLMADVGLVGFPNAGKSTLLSVLSSARPKIADYEFTTLEPMLGVVRVSDYQSFVMADIPGIIEGAHLGKGLGHQFLRHIQRTSLLLFLIDIGAPDPAEAFRTLRSELYFYDPFMDKKPCLVALSKLDTVPDDAREEILAGVRAQFQKEFGVDAISISAVGQINLDELKYRLFKLLQSL
- a CDS encoding DUF1838 family protein, whose product is MRSQAICCLLLLVPALICGAEAAGLVTHINPRFTYKLDHPADWQVKELADSGWFEASSQLDKASLPNTFRVEVSPLEEEPEDFAAFMERGAAELRAELQNELPSLDPDAVRIISSQEISLGKHRAHRLDFSYPLYGALTLRAIRVRVPHQKMLYILTCSAEEIWYFEQVAPDFEAIIASFRVQRPNQDYLDNYIRARADLSGGDCVIHWQGKAYSFIPGERRKDLFDVEGYHILRAVPDERGYLLLGKEVMLFLHNQSGEVLSTWLNPVSGRNVPVLHVFNDPANMDLRFTDEYFQLLHLVLPSTPVGDQLVWHNDLFPHYPNVLSRQEYPLFSQSDTYQAADLSQYLVRQSDLEDPLLQSVPALYTFTRIYPWLPFMRMGERPGNVIITGRGRKLEGGFGDLPPWLRDYVLANAPDFARAPDAYSQPNATIWTNFKKMAEAGLIEPEKP
- a CDS encoding T9SS type A sorting domain-containing protein; translation: MKTKLILCLLLLAATLLGAQLLNPYQNMVHSSRCADGNLRLRWQDPTGLGMDTQCWYNAGGNGWQQAPTGVYSDVQMQALLPYEFGQNLRYRLRTELVLMEENLVYMHTPYLGSELFPPSVSNLGQIGTDAVGDSVTTYAPNLDLTESWFGATPTKLYSALANVPNSFPTLNSVFSYNVYMTTLSNPDTVVDTLSYAMIYSFYIADVIQPGLYKLRLGDAGLPSFTRIGNIQTMVLGGKLYMACDLADLTNDPDFGAWPNSVNALVAASLTMKLSIDPNTYALDYGIGDYSTPGILFFEDHSYQVAENTLPQCSNYWFDLMSHTFSFDYYDAEGDFPLQMELVLPDLQVLEPLPLSHDFSQPVSYSVQLPGIPDFATLRWSDNAIDIPEYLHWFVGTDDDLLPAAELSCRLPNPLRCGDPFTISLAGLSRETLSVRVYNLRGQKLGTLYEGSVAQAGLDLPWNGTLNGTGLDSGVYFLRIAQGGRSAVQRFVITK